The sequence ttcatcaaatccataaaaactgaaggagcattggttagtccaaacgacatcaccagAAATttataatggccatacctcgttctaaacgcagtctttggtatgtcctcctttttcaccttcagttgatggtaaCCGGACTGAAGGTCGATCTTCGAAAATAttgctgctccttgcaattgatcaaagagatcatcgaTACGTGGcagaggatatttattcttcactgttacctttttgagttctcggtagtcaatacataatcgcaatgatccatccttcttctttacgaacaaaacAAAAGCTCCCCACGGTGAGGAACTAGGTctgataaaacctttatctaatagctcctgcaattgagtcttcaattttttcatttcagTAGGAGCCATTCTGTATAGAGCCTTGGAAAATGGAGCTGTACCTGGAATTAagtcaataacaaactccacctcttGATCAGGTGGTAAACAaggcacatcatcagcaaacACATCAGGATAATCCTGAAACACATCAATGTCCTGTAATTGTAAATTACTTTCCTTTCTCACATCAACCACTGAATCTAGATAACCCATACAACCTTTGTGCAACAACTTATTAGCTTGAAGGCAAGAGATCATAGGAATATCCATCGAAGAGCCTAGACCAACAAAAACATCACTATCATGGTCATCGGctaaaaatttcaccgtcttgtCCACACAATCAATCACCGCATGATACacagataaccaatccatacccaatataacatcgaatgcaaccatcggaataacaataagatcagcaaacaacaatATCGTACTTATCTGTACCGGACATGCCTTAAGAATGCTAGTAggacaaatctcatcaccaGAAGGTAACATAATAGTAAAGTGCAATGGCATAACAGTAGGTTCCACAGATATAgaatgcataaacacttcagacataaaagaatgggttgcactagtatcaatcaatgtaattgcttctttgtcatagattaaaatattacctgatatcacagaagaatcaggattcACACTTTCCTTCGTCATAGAAAAAATTCTGCCCTGGACTTTTCCTTTGCCTGAGGAGAGAGGACATTTCAGTGCCTTGTGTCCCATCTCCTTGCATCTAAAACATCTTCCACTACCcaccaaacactcacccttgtGTGGCTTTCCACACTTAGGACATAACCGTAAACACTGAAAGAGCATTGGTTAGTCCAAACGATATCACcagaaattcataatggccatacctcgttctaaacgCAGGCTTTGGTATGTCCTCCTTtttcaccttcagttgatggtaaCCGGACTGAAGGTCGATCTTCGAAAATATTGcagctccttgcaattgatcaaagagatcatcgatacgtggcaaaggatatttattcttcactgttacctttttgagttctcggtagtcaatacataatcgCAATGATCCATcattcttctttacgaacaaaacAAGAGCTCCCCACGGTGAGGAACTAGGTctgataaaacctttatctaatagctcctgcaattgagtcttcaattctttcatttcagtggGAGCCATTCTGTATAGAGCCTTGGAAATTGGAGCTATACCTGGAATAAagtcaataacaaactccacctctcgatcaGTTGGTAAACAaggcacatcatcagcaaacACATCAGGATAATCCTGAAACACATCAATGTCCTGTAATTGTAAATTACTTTCCTTTCGCACATCAACCACTGAAGCTAGATAACCCATACAACCTTTGTGCAACAACTTATTAGCTTGAAGGCAAGAGATCATAGGAATATCTATCGAAGAGCCTAGACCAACAAAAACATAACTATCATGGTCATCGGctaaaaatttcaccgtcttgtCCACACAATCAATCACCGCGTGATACACAGATAACCAAACCATATCCAATATAACATCGaatgcaaccatcggaataacaataagATCAGGAAACAACAATATCGTACTTATCTATACCGGACATGCCTTCAGAATACTAGTAAGACAAATCTCATCACCAGAAGGTAACATAATAGTGAAGTGCAATGGCATAACAGTAGGTTCCACAGATATAgaatgcataaacacttcagacataaaagaatgggttgcactagtatcaatcaatgtaattgcttctttgtcatagattaaaatattacctgatatcacagaagaatcaggattcACACTTTCCTTCCTCATAGCAAAAATTCTGCCATGGACTTTTCCTTTGCCTGAGGAGAGAGGACATTTCAGTGCCTTGTGTCCCATCTCCTTGCATCTAAAACATCTTCCACTACCcaccaaacactcacccttgtGTGGCTTTCCACACTTAGGACATACCCGTCGCTCCATATCTGAAGAAGGTGCAGAAGGTTTATTGCGTTGCTCTATCTTGCCTTTTCCTTTGTAACCACCTCGAGAACTAGTGCTTGTCACTTGCCCTCTAGCTTGAAAAGCTTGCCTCCTTAACTGCCGTTCTTTTTCAATCTCTTGTTCATCGTTCTCGGCAAGTAAGGCTCTATCAACGATATCTTGATAAGTGATCACTTTTGCCATATGAACATCCCGTCGAATTTCTGGTTTCAAGCCACGAAGGAAATGTTCTCCTTTGTCTTTATCATTTTCAGCAATGAACGGAACAAACACACATCCttcttcaaatttcaatatatactCAGCAACAGACAATGAATTTTGTCTTAAATCAATAAATTCTTTAACATTCTTCGTTTTAACTTCTCTTGAAAAATACTTGGCATAAAATAACTCTTTGAACTCATCCCATTTTAACTTGCGTACATTGACAGTCACTTTTGTAGCTTCCCACCAGATgcgagcagctttgactaacataaaGACAGCACAACTAACCTTATCTTGATCAGTGAACTTTAAGTAATCAAATATAGCCTCCAATGATTTGACCCATTCAAGAGATACGAGTGGATCGGATCCACCTATAAACTCTGGAGGGTTCATACGTCTGAAACGATCATATGCACCATCTTCAGAACTATCCGTTGTACCTAGAActcttccacgaccacgaccctgAGTCGAGGTATGCATGCTCAGTAACTGCTGGATTTGCTCACCATGACCCTTCACTTGTTCTTTCAATAGCCTACTAAATTCATCTACAACTTTTACCGTCTTATTAATGGGAGGGGTCCTATCGCCCTTTCGGTAATCTTTCGCTTGGGAGGCATATCCTACGCATATGCTCACTGTAACATAGATAGGAAGAAAGAGTACATCAATGGCgatgaaataaaaacaattctcaatgttaaaatcaatagatgcaggatcgaaaacataccggattgtcctaggtagaagaagtcatatatggtcAGAAGaactatcgctctgataccaattgaaacaacccactctcatgacatttaaatttaaaaggaaaaacatacgcggaagcattaacatttgaaaaggaaagaacaatatcccatttaacataataacattttcaaatttaatttacataaacattaacttttgtatcatccaaaagaaaataaaaattcaacctcattcaccccataattcattttagcaaaatacataattaattaaacttctcatgttcaccataatcaaaaataaaagtgacatgaacaaacaaaatctttcccatttccttttatatgacttctcctgcTTCGaacaatccgcttcaatcttttttatcacctgcatcacatgacattaactgtaatgagataaaactcagtaagcagaaagctgtacataacaaatacatttaCATAGGTTTGGCTTaaaacatggctatagcaatggcaatgaacaatgaatcagtggcaatggacaatgaatctgtaacgctccgaaaatttaaaggtccacgcgaaccacatgcatgcaattattaaattcctttgtattttaattaaatattttaattacatgaattaattatgttgtgcatatttacatgtttaaattatatttttgtacatggttgcattaaaatgtatttttaaaatgttattcgagttacaatcgaggaacggagaccgagggctgaaaatagaaaatgatttttattaaataattgtttttaattatttaaaatatgggtgatacttttacatatttttgaaaataaggggttttgaggcgattttatacgccggaacataatttttatcggtgttggattttcaacaaaaatacgaacttatgggcaatccggctaataaattcacaaacttatttaagcaaaattatttttagtattttaattaagcactcaTGGGCCTAATGAGcatggttaatgggcctaagcttggttagtacttaattaactatatattaTACAATTAAACCCCATAACCTCACAAATAACCCACGCCCACTTTCCCCAATCACCCAAAACTCTTCTCACAAAAATCACACGACACAAAACACACAATTCAAGAGGGAAAAACCGAGAAAAGCTCAAGGAaaaattcaagccaaggtcttgccccgttcttcgcaatcgtcaacgaataatcgtgtgttaaatacgcaaagaacgccatattctttccttcactCATCTATcataccataatatttattcgaacatgttttgaatgaaaacaaattgcacatcatgatattttcgtaactatgcctATGTGTGTGGTAAACTCTTGTGTTTTGGTTCAAAAATCAAGTTTAAtttgtgttaaggggctgccatggttagGGTATGGATTAAAGGTGTTTTAAGCATAGTTTAGGGTCCTAGACACACACCAAATAAGCTGAAAACGTTAATAACCAAAGCTGAAAAACCGTAGGCATCAAATAAGGAGGAACCGTGGGTATTTGGTTGCACAAGAGTCAAGTGGCTCGTTTCTTTGCATGGGCTTGGCTTGGGTCACGACTGGGGCATGGTCTGAgtcagggaagagtcctagccacgctaggactcgagcccAAGAGCTGGGTAGGattcctagcttgctaggactccaacGCAAGAAGGGGTATGCTGCCCGCTAGTGTGCAGCAGTTGGTACAGGGCTTGGTGGCTAGGCCAGGGGCTTTGGGCCGGTCTAGGTTGGGTCTTTAGGGTCCCAAGAAGGTGCACCAGGGTTGGGACAGGGGCTGGTGTGGTTTGGTTCAGGGAGGGCGAGCAAAAACCTGCAAACGTGAGAGGAGCATGAGACGCGCGCACTGATGTCCTTGGTTCAGTGGTTCACTGCTTGGGTTGAGGGGCCGAGGTTGGTCAGGGCTTGGTctaggcgtggtccagggagggTTAGGTTCATGAGGGGTCGAGTGGTTAGCAGCTGGTAGTGTCCTAGAGGGAGAAGGAGTCCTATTGTCCAAGGGAAACAAACCCACACACACGCACATATTGGGGGTCAAGTTCCAGAAGGCTTTattgagcgggccagggctggtttttgAGCTGgacttggtcagtagggtccctaggtgggttgacTAGGTTTTGGCGCAAGGTGGCTTGGGTGTTGCtagagtaaattaggagatggctcggtgtgttcggttaagggtcaaaaacgagatttaagaactaaaaattgaatccatgggtccacgggtgtggctcgtTACTTGGAGgtgtagaataaatcataaaaatgttatgtttaaaatttgggatcaaaataacgagtattggatttatccgggatttaatcgtcacGCGAAACGTTagttaacgagttaattgaaacacctagttttatactttataaaattatgaaaaattatatttaagcttaaataattattaaaagtctaattttttaatttgggaattttatattaagatttGGTTTAAATAGgtattaaaacgcattaatacgtcacgtttaaagattaatttaaaagtcctcgctttaagctaaataaaatatgagaaaattcatgtaagcttaaataattaattgggacatattagagtcagtggaattaagaaaaaatggaaaacgtgaaattttacgttctagggtaaaacggtcattttacacctagaaattagtaaacgtcatggcagtgtcctgaatgctgttttatgctaatatgattattttcaatgattatggatgtttatgaatttttatatattaatatgtcaattttaaatgtttatggaatttttatgtttatggatttttatgttaaaatgtttattttaaacgtttatgatttaaatgtttattttaaacgtttatgatcccagtgggagcccgaagaATTTGTGAAGgaattgtgactactacatgttggagatatcgtgagggttatggtcccagtgggagcccgaagattgtgtttccttggatacgaatacgaatatgttaatacgttacccaaggcccagttgaccggtgagagtgtacATTTTCTGGAATGAAGGTGCACATTTTCCAATCGGCCGAATTGTGACaagtttgaaaaaaaacatttctagcacgttttaagaaaacgaatatgCTGACGTTTCAGAATCAAtagcaataaacaatgaataataccatcttcaataaaaaaaaaaatagataacaaagcaatatagatggtatttcatggcatgaattaaaggaaaggaaatgatagttctgtgacctgtggatagtatctctctgatatataaatatgtcaAAAGTGTGTGAggtactcataatcatgtgattggccaatgacatgcatgaattactatcactccttggctttaatcatatgAAATCTCATTGAAGAATttaaacaaacacttggtaggcacaatggtgtattagctccttgatcaatgaattcaatggaaattcttgaacaatgaacatataacaatatagaTCAACTATGTACCAATGAAAGGAgctaattagcaataacatggcttgatacatataaaatcatgtgagcacttgaaaaTAAGCTTttacttacaacccaacaagtaaatgatggctATGATGATATTGAAGGAAATCCTACAACCAAATTACACAATATaaccaacaatcatcatcaataaTCCAATGCATCCATAAACCtaacttaacccttcaataaTACCATCCCTTTTAAACTCACAAATTATAGAACccttaccttgtagcttgaagTCTAAGGTAGAAGACACTACAAATTCCACTAGAATCCTTGACAAATGAAGTAGAGAAGTGAggagaaattttgagagaaaagggCATGAAACGATTTAAAGAAAAGGGAGAAGGATAGAATGAAGTAGAAACCTCTAGAATCATGTTATAAGCCTTTAAAtctacaaaaaacgtgttttaaaaaaaaaatttcgcatGACTAGCGCCGCGGCTCTGCGGCACCGGCACTTCGTGCTTGGCAGCATTCTGCTCACAGCTTCCTCAAATATTGCTCCAGAAATGCCTTGTCACTTCATAATTaagaaaagtggtaaacataaaagttgtagctctatgtcttggcttgcatctccagtTAACCTCATGtaatttgaaggtctgagtaaagagttatgctaaatctcccaacatgtgtcatatcAAGAACAACGATACAGACGACACATTTCGGGGCACTTTTTGCTTGTCTTCCActatgatttgaacaaaactcaaaacataaaagttataatcttatatcttatctttctaatgaaagtaacctcacatcaattggatcaacacataaaacattatgctaaaaaccaccactaatgccacatttttcataccatttatgcacttccatttcctatttggctcaagatcaactttctattctacccattcattaccattcccaatcacaattatataacataactccaacaactattccaataaacataaccataacCATTCTAATCTCATTTCAATAAACTACACCATACACAATAACCctttaacataatctcaaccattaaatcataaaacatgatcataacaataataaagCATAGAGATTAACATGATAGAGGTTGAGCTATTACAAGGCTAAAGTGTTTGCATTGATTGAGGAACAGGCCCAGGAAGCACCTAATAATGTggttgcaggtaattgttctctttgtggttatcctgcatatgtattgattgatactgtgcatcccatacatttatCTCTGAGCACTTTGCGTTGATGCATGATTTTCCTGTTGAGTCCTTATCTACTGTCGTGtctgtctcttcacctttggggagaggtcttatatcagtgaattctgttaGACAATGTCTGCTGCAGTATGATGGTAATGAGctagagttagattgtattgtactggGTTTTTCTGATTTTGACTACattgtcggtattgatatgctgaccaagtacagagctatcGTAAATTGTTTCCAGAAAATTGTGAGATTTAGACCCGATATGGCTGATGAAtgaaaattttacggtaagggttccagagcgCGAATTCCAATGATATCTGCTTTAGCTATGACTAGattattacagaaaggagcagagggattccttgtgtattcagtagatgtactgaaatcgagccctacATTagcagatttgccagtggtatgtgagtttgctgatgtattcccagatgagattccgggtttgcctccagttcgagagatagatttcagcattgaactgATACAAGGTACAGTACCTATTTCTAaaactccatacagaatggcaccagttgaactgaaagaattgaaagagcagCTAGAAGATTTActagccaagggttacatcaaaccgagtgtttctccttggggcgctccagtactgtttgttagaaagaaagacggttcaatgagactttgcattgactatcggcaactgaacaaggcgacgataaagaataaatatcctttacctggaattgatgatatatttgatcagttgcagggttcttttgtttattccaagattgatttgagatctgaatatcatcagttaagggtcagagattctgatatatcGAAAATAGCTTttagaaccaggtatggccattaggattttatagtcatgccgtttggtttaacgaatgttccagctgtatttatgggtttgataaACCGtgtatttcaaaaatatcttgatgattttgtgattatctttattgatgatattctgatttattcaaagaatctgattgatcatgctgagcatctgagaattATATTGAAAACTCTGAGAATTGAGAAACTGTATGCAAAGTTatcaaaatgtgagttttggtgaAGCAAGTGGTATTTCTGGGGCACATTGTATCGaaagatggtatttctgttgatcctagcaatgttgaggctgtgatcagttggcctagaccgacatcagtgccagagatacgcagtgtTATGGGTTTAGAGGGCTATTATCGTCGATTGATCAAAGATTTCTCTAGTATTGCTAAGCCGATTACTCAGCTAATCCAGAAGAATGCACCTTTTGTTTGGTCAGAAGCGTGTGAATCCAGTTTCctggagttgaagaaaagattaaccagtgctccagtgttgactatcccgtcaggtacgggtgattttgttgtttattttgatgcttctcacaggggactaggttgtgttttgatgcagcgaggacatgttattgcatatgcctcgagacaattgaagccacatgagaatCGCTACCCGATTGGtgtgttctttatccttatcgacgattggtgtctcgaatttgattgaagattgttTTCTTTATGGGttagtatttgagacagattgtaagcCGTTGAGAGTCTATactattcaagttgaaccagaaCTGATTGTGAAAATCAAAGAAGCACAAAAAGGCGATCAGAATATTCAGCattcgattgagatggtcagattaGGGCATCGATCATaatatcaggttcgtgacaATTTATTACATGTGAATAACCATCTTGTTGTGCctgatgtttcagatttgagacaAAAGATATTGACAGAAGCATATTGtagtcgttttagcattcatcctggtggcagaaagatgtacaatgatctcaAGAAatagttctggtggaaacagatgaaattagatattgcagaatttgtgtcCAAATGtttaaattgccaacaggtgaaagccgaAAGGAAAAAACCAGGAGGACTATTACATAGCTTATCTATTCCAGAGTGGAAATAgaatcacatttccatggattttgtgacgaagctaccacgatcctcccgaggttgtgatgcgatttgggttgttattgacagattgaccaaatatGCATGTTTCATTCCATACCGAATGATGTACaaacatgaccagatggcagagatttatgtcagagaagttgTCAAATTGCACGGCGTGACAAAGTCCATCGTATCAGATTGTGATCCTCGATTCACTTCACAATTTTTGCACAGTTTGCAACAATCTCTAGGTACGAAATTAcatttgagtactgcatatcatcctcagataGTTGGACAATCAGAGAGGattatccagacattggaagatatgcttaGAGCTATAGTGCTAgactttggcactagttggcaagattcattaccactttgtgaattctcgtacaacaacagctatcagacgagtatagagatggctccGTTTGAAGTGTTGTACGGTAATAAGTGCATATCTCCTATCTACTGGGATGATATTTCAGAAGTACCTGAATtggggcctgatatgattcgagatatgactgagaaagaaAAGCTAATTTAGCAGAGAATGAAAACAGCTCAGGACAAACAGGCCAAATATACGAATGTGAGACGTCGACCGTTAGAATTTGAgcaaggagacagagtatttctaaagatttctcctttcagaggcattgTAAGATTTGGCAAGCGaggaaagttgtctccacgGTATATCGGTCTGTATGAGATTCTGGAAAAGATAGgtgatcgtgcatatcgactcgCTATTCCTccgtctctatctggaatacatgatgtctttcatgtgtcTATGCTACGGATATATAtgcctgatgcttctcatgttcttcagccTGATGAGGCCGAACTCGATGAAACTTTTAGTTATTTTGAGAAACCATTGAAGAATCTCGAccgtaaagaaaaacagctcagaacgaagactattacGCTTGTGAAAGtgcagtggagtcgtcatgacATTGAAGAAACTATTTGGGaaactgaatcagacatgagacagaaattttcagagttatttcactgatgtgaatacttttatttagcttctgttacGTCTTCTTATCTTttgtgatttgattgcctgtgatttcggggacgaaatcgtgtcTTAGAGGGAGAGAATTGTAAGGCTTGAGATTTGATCATTATAAACCGAGATTAATTAATTGACGAATTGACGTGATTATGGGAAGAAAAGCCGAGGAAGACGTGGGAAAGCAAATAAATAGGTGTGAGgccagaagacctcgcgcatatacgcggagatggacgcgcatatgcacgagtatccattgccgaggcagaagacctcaagcatatgcgcgagacagtgTACTCCTAaagtgccgagacagaatgtctcacgcatatgcgcgaagacagggcgcatatgcgcgagaagctgAAATCCTTatgtgccgagacagtaggtcacgtgcatatg comes from Primulina huaijiensis isolate GDHJ02 chromosome 5, ASM1229523v2, whole genome shotgun sequence and encodes:
- the LOC140977633 gene encoding uncharacterized protein encodes the protein MKTAQDKQAKYTNVRRRPLEFEQGDRVFLKISPFRGIVRFGKRGKLSPRYIGLYEILEKIGDRAYRLAIPPSLSGIHDVFHVSMLRIYMPDASHVLQPDEAELDETFSYFEKPLKNLDRKEKQLRTKTITLVKLLLRLLIFCDLIACDFGDEIVS